TCCTATCCTTCAATTCGCCAATGCGGCGATTTCACGCCAATTTAGGATTTTTAGCGTCCCGGAGACCCCACCCGGCCACTCTTCTTCAAGGTATCCAGGAAGATTGGGGATGAAGCCGCCGTTGTAAGTGACATCAGGCCCCCCTGTCGTCACGAGATCACGAAGACAAACGAGACTTCCAACGAGGGCAAAATTTGAATTTATCCTGTCAATATCACGAGTGACATACAGCAGAGCCGGCCATGTCGTTGTGCCGATCTGAACCAAGGCGCTTCCATTCTTGTCAACATCGTAGGCGATCATCGCGATTCCATAATAGGGTTCGAAGATCACCTGTGATACTTCGACGACAGCGCCTATCCAATAGTTATAATCAATGCGGTCCGATTCCGTAACGCCCGTAAATCGAGCGCCGATGATCGTCGCATGAATCGTCGTGCTGGAATTTCCATCGAAGATGAGGGATGTGACGCCCAATATTCCGGGCGGATCAACGATCGGGACCTCCCCAAAATTAACAACGACTCCGACGTCTCCCGCATTGCGTTTGAAAACACCCGTTGCGTCATCGAAATATGCGGTGATCGTGGCATTATTATCGAAGTCATATGTGAAGGTCTTTTGCCCGCTGTTGTAACTTATCACACTTTGACAGCTATCCCCGCAGCTTGAGGTGATCTCCGTGCCGTCACCCGTAAAAATACGCGCATAGTATTTCGATCCATCCTTGGCAGCGCGTACATTATAGTAGGTCGCATCCGGGAAATGACCGGGATCGGTGTAGATCGGAGGCGGCGTGATGATGAATCCAGAGGTATAAGAATAATCGCAGGCCAAATGCGAATCATGCGGCCCGAAGTCCGGATCCCCGTTGACATGGGCATCACCATTCAGGCAGAAATTGCCTCCTACATCGGCATCCCCCATGATCAGCATGCTGAGGCCGTAAATCGACGGCGGCACCTCGGCCATGACCTCGATACGCCGCTGCGCATCCAGAACGTCGCCCGTCGCCAATAATTGTACAACATTCGAATGACCGCCGAAAGTCGTATCCGTCACGGTGAGGTCGTAACTGCCCCTGCCCGCAGGCTCATCGACCCAACCGGTACGCCATGATCGGTCTTCCAGGAATTTGGCGCGAGCGCGTTCGATGGCGCCATCGGCAAGAAGAAAGGCCTCGCTGGATTTTTGACGGTAGAGGGCGCTCTTTGTTTCATAGGAAGTCATGGCGAAGAAGGACACACCGGCGATAAGAATGACGAGGATGAAAATCATGACAGTAAGCAGAGCAAAACCCTTGCCGTGATGTCCCAAAGGGTGCTTTAGTCTTTTCACTATTCCATCCCCTAGAATTCAAAAATCCGGTTGCGAAGCCTGGCACGGGTCATTTCTAGAACAAGATTTCCCGCGTTATCTTCCAGTTCCAGCGTTAAAGAGAGACTGGTCGTGTCGCTGTCGGGCACAACATTAAACTGAGTACAGCGTCTGTCGACAAGGTTGACTCCATCCTCCTGAATCCGGGGATCGCCTCCCCCTGTCAGCTGATAGGTATGGATTAGGACGCCGCTCGAATCATGAGTCGAGAACGAAGTTGCGGAACTCGTACTGAGAGATCCAGCCGCACGTATGGAACGAGCCATCCATTCAAGCGCCTCGGTCGAATTCTGTTGAAGAACGGCCTTATCACGGCCCCATTCCCAAGATCTTTGATTTGTAAGAATAAGTCTTCCTAGCGCGAAGACAATGATCAAGCCGAGGAAAGAGGCAATGAGCATCTCGATCGCCGTATAACCTGCATTTCCGCCGCGGCGTCTCATGGCATTCCTCGCCCCAGCATCGTGGTGACCTCAAGTGTCCGGTCTACATTGTTTCCATAGACGCGCGCGGTCCATGAGACATTGAGCGTCACGGTCGTCGCCTCCGCCTCCGGAACGCCGGCGAATATCTGATGCGAGACCGTGAAATTTCGATTGTCGACAACATAGGTTGTGTCGTTTCCGTCCAACCCCGGCAGGGTATCGTACCGGTAATCACTTCTTATGCCGTCAATTCGCGCCTGGGCCACGGCGATCGCTTTCCGGCGATCCTCCTCATAATCCAGCTGGTTCCGGCCCCGCATATACAATTGCGCGAGGCCGAAAAAAACGATGATAAGAAGCACCGCCGCTATCAGAACTTCAAGAAGCGAGAATCCGCGTTCCTTCCCGGCAGGATGTGTTCTATCATCAGTGTTGCTGGACATACCGACACCTTTCAAAATCCCGGCGTCCACCGGGTCTGCCTGACGCAGAAGCCCGGTGGATCAATCCTGGATCTCTACAGATTGGTTATGATCGGCGGACTACCATTCGAGTTTATATTAGGAACGGTAACATCCACCAAGACACCAGCCATCTTCAGCCCGACGGTTCCAGTCGCACGGATAGTCAAAGGGTTTGCGCTGGCATTAGCTCCGCCGCCCGCGGTTATCGTATAAGTGAATAGCTCGGTCGCACTCAAATCGACAATCCCGCCCCCCACTGCAGGCGGCCAAGTGGGATTTCCAGCCACATCCTGGTGCTCTTGAGCATAGGCTTTCGATGCGGTGATGATCTCACCGATCCGGCCGGTCGCCTCGGTTAGCCTGGCGTTCCGGATATACTTGCCATAGAGCGGAACGGCAATTGCCGCGAGAATGGCGACGACAACAACGACCACCATCAACTCGATCATTGTAAAACCTTTTTGATTAAGTCTCTTGTGGAAAAAACTCATCTTGAACCCTCCTGCCACACATTGCAGCAATGACCCGGACCAAGTTACGGGACCAGCAGGTGCCTGCCGGGATACGGCACGCCGCCTGGATAACCCAGTCAACTTTGACTAGTAGTTATATCCCCCTTTCATAATCGCTTCCCCCAAATGGAAAATCGGGAGGAACATTGCGATGACAATGACCCCGATCATTGAACCCACTATGACAATCATCAGCGGTTCAATGAGCGAGGTTAATCCCTGCACTGAGGCCTCCACTTGTGTATCATAGAAATCCGAAGATTTTATGAGCATGGCGTCCATCTCTCCGGATTCCTCACCCGTACTCATTAATTGCAAAACCATTTCAGGGAAAACCCCTGTTGAACGGAACGAATCCGTAATTCCCTGTCCGGCCCCCACGCTTCGCTTTACTTTGCCGAGGGCATGGCCCACATAGGCATTGCCAACGGCCCCTTTTACCAGATCGATGCTTTCTAGGATCGGCAATCCCGATCGAATAAGTATGCCAAAAGTCCTGGCGAACCGGCTCATGACCGCCTTGCGTATGATCGGCCCAAAGATAGGTATCCGTATGAGAAACAGGTCACGCATATAGCGCCCCGATCTGGTTCGTGTCCAGACAAAGATAAGAGATAGAAAGAGAATCAAAGCTCCAGCTGTTAAGAAGGCGTTACTTCGAATGGTCTGCGAGATCGAAATCATCAAGAGGGTCAAACCGGGCAATTGTTGACCCAGATCCGCATAAATCCCTTCAAATGTCGGCACAATTTTCAGGAGAAGAAAAAGACCAGCGGCCACCGCGAACAGAAAGACAAAAACGGGATAGGCCATTGCCGACCGAACTTTTGTCTTTATAGCGTCAATTTTCTCAAGATAAACAGCGAGATCCTCCAGGATCTTGTCCAGGGTCCCTGCTCGCTCGCCGGCACGAATCATATTGATATACATGGAACTGAAAGCGGCCGGATGGGCTGACATGGCATTCGAAAGACTTTCTCCGCGTTCGATTTGTACGGCGATATCTTCGATAGCCCTGGATAAAGTCCGACTGCCCGCATCATCCGCCAACCCACGGAGTCCGCGAACCAGCGGGATCCCCGCCTCCATGATAGTCGCCAGCTGGCGGGTGAAGAGAGCGATTTCACGGACGCCGACCGATGTAATCGGTGTGCGGGCGAAACGCTTGAACCACGAAATATCCAGGCCCTGTCCGCGATCTTCGATGACATTGAGCACCGTGAGCCCGTTGGAATGCAGATCCCTGACGACATCATCAATGCTATTTCCGGAAATGAGGCCGGAGCGTTCCT
Above is a window of Candidatus Eisenbacteria bacterium DNA encoding:
- a CDS encoding prepilin-type N-terminal cleavage/methylation domain-containing protein, whose translation is MSSNTDDRTHPAGKERGFSLLEVLIAAVLLIIVFFGLAQLYMRGRNQLDYEEDRRKAIAVAQARIDGIRSDYRYDTLPGLDGNDTTYVVDNRNFTVSHQIFAGVPEAEATTVTLNVSWTARVYGNNVDRTLEVTTMLGRGMP
- a CDS encoding pilus assembly PilX N-terminal domain-containing protein, producing MKRLKHPLGHHGKGFALLTVMIFILVILIAGVSFFAMTSYETKSALYRQKSSEAFLLADGAIERARAKFLEDRSWRTGWVDEPAGRGSYDLTVTDTTFGGHSNVVQLLATGDVLDAQRRIEVMAEVPPSIYGLSMLIMGDADVGGNFCLNGDAHVNGDPDFGPHDSHLACDYSYTSGFIITPPPIYTDPGHFPDATYYNVRAAKDGSKYYARIFTGDGTEITSSCGDSCQSVISYNSGQKTFTYDFDNNATITAYFDDATGVFKRNAGDVGVVVNFGEVPIVDPPGILGVTSLIFDGNSSTTIHATIIGARFTGVTESDRIDYNYWIGAVVEVSQVIFEPYYGIAMIAYDVDKNGSALVQIGTTTWPALLYVTRDIDRINSNFALVGSLVCLRDLVTTGGPDVTYNGGFIPNLPGYLEEEWPGGVSGTLKILNWREIAALAN
- a CDS encoding type II secretion system F family protein is translated as MGNFAYIAKTRSGEERSGLISGNSIDDVVRDLHSNGLTVLNVIEDRGQGLDISWFKRFARTPITSVGVREIALFTRQLATIMEAGIPLVRGLRGLADDAGSRTLSRAIEDIAVQIERGESLSNAMSAHPAAFSSMYINMIRAGERAGTLDKILEDLAVYLEKIDAIKTKVRSAMAYPVFVFLFAVAAGLFLLLKIVPTFEGIYADLGQQLPGLTLLMISISQTIRSNAFLTAGALILFLSLIFVWTRTRSGRYMRDLFLIRIPIFGPIIRKAVMSRFARTFGILIRSGLPILESIDLVKGAVGNAYVGHALGKVKRSVGAGQGITDSFRSTGVFPEMVLQLMSTGEESGEMDAMLIKSSDFYDTQVEASVQGLTSLIEPLMIVIVGSMIGVIVIAMFLPIFHLGEAIMKGGYNY
- a CDS encoding prepilin-type N-terminal cleavage/methylation domain-containing protein — its product is MSFFHKRLNQKGFTMIELMVVVVVVAILAAIAVPLYGKYIRNARLTEATGRIGEIITASKAYAQEHQDVAGNPTWPPAVGGGIVDLSATELFTYTITAGGGANASANPLTIRATGTVGLKMAGVLVDVTVPNINSNGSPPIITNL